The window TGTGGTCGGCTTCCTCGAGGAAGGTGCCTGGGGCGAGATGCTTGCAGCCCCGGGTCGTTCCCTTGCGGTCATTCCCGACACCGTGTCGGATGCCGTGGCCAGCACACTGCCTGTTGCGGGAATGACGGCTCTCTATGCGCTCGAGGAGGCGGGCTCGCTGCTCGGGAAAAAGGTGCTTGTCACCGGCGCCTCGGGCGGTGTCGGACATTTCGCCGTGCGGCTTGCGGCGCTTGCGGGGGCGTCTGTTACCGCAGTCATCCGCAATGCGATCCATACCGACGAGGTGCGGGAGGGCGGAGCACACGAGGTGCTTGTGACCGGGAATCTCGAAGAGGCGCGGGCGTACGGTCCCTTCGATCATATTGTGGACTGCCTCGGCGGAACCGCACTCTCCACTGCGGTAAAACTGCTTGTGCCCGGCGGTGCCGTTGTCACCTACGGAGTGGACTCGGGCGAACCCACTGTACTCGAACCCGCCGCCATGTACGCCGGGCGCTCGGGTGTGCGTATTATCGGACTCATGCTTCTGACACATCTGCGCCGTGTGCCGCCGTCGGAAGGGCTCACACGCCTGCTGCGCCTCGTGGCGGATGGCCGTCTCGCTCCACGTATCTCACGCGAAGCGGCATGGACCGACATCGCCGACGTGGCCGCGGCCTTCCGGCGCCGTGAACTGTCGGGAAAGGCCGTCCTGCACATCACCGGATAGACTTCACATCGGAACCGGATCCGTATTTGTGGCGTGTCTCTTCTGCGCCCGATACGTCCGTGCTGCAACGTCCCGCCGCGGCTTGTGTGCATCTCCCCGGCGCAAGTATCTTGCGGCATGACACGACGGTCCGTCCTGCTGCTCGCGGGCACACTGATGCTGCTGCTCGCCTCCGCCACACATGTGTGCGCCGGACCCGATACCACTCGCGGCGGACGCCTCTGGGGAGAGATCGTGTTTTTCGACAGGCACGCGGACGCTCAAATTCATGCGACCCTTCTCCCCGCTGTACATCTGGAACCCAGAACGGGCGCACACGCCACGACACAAGACGGCCAAGGGATATCCATCCCGTTTGAATTTCCCGCCGCGTCAGACAATGGTATGGCGGTGCCGCACGTGCCTGCGGATCTGCACGGTCCCACCGTCGGACCCGTCAACAGCACGCGACTGTGGCTCGTGGGCGGCACCATCGCCGCGGTAAACGCGGGCATCATGTATTACTACTTCACCACATTTTATTCGCCGCGCGAATCCGACCGCACCAAGTGGCATACGTTCAACGACTGGTACAACGCCGACCTCAACGTCGACAAGCTCGGCCACATGTGGGGCACGCAGGTGTACAGCAACACCGCGTATCACATCTTCCGCTGGACCAACATGAGCGAGACTGCCTCCATGTGGTGGGCCTCGTCGCTGGCGCTGCTGTTGCAATGCGAGATGGAGATGACCGACGCCTACTACAAACTCTGGGGATGGAGCTGGTGGGACGTGGGCGCCAACGCCGTGGGCGCCTTTTGGCCCGCGTTGCAGCGCTCGGTGCCGGAACTGCAGGCCGTGAATCTGAAGATGAGCTACCGTCCTTCGCAACTTATTACCAAGCGCTGGGTCAATTACGTGCTCAAGGATTACGACGGATTCACGTATTGGCTGGCTTTCAGCGTCGAGGATCTGCTCCCGCGGGCGTTCAGGCCCTGGTGGCCCGACTGGTTGGGAATCGCAGTCGGGTACGGCGCGGCACACACCGTGTACGCCAAGGGCGCGTACAACACCGATAAGAACAACAGAGGACTGGGCGACCAGGAGTGGTACATCGCGCTCGACTACGATCTGCGGAAACTTCCCGGCGACACGCCTTTCCTCAAATTTCTCAAGGAACAGTTCAACATGTTCCATCTCCCGAGTCCCGCCGTGCGTATCGCACCAAGCGCCGTGTGGTTCGGCTTGTTCTTCTAAGAAAGGGTATGCGCGTTTTCTGCCATGACCTCACAGGACTTTGTTCGCTTTGCGCTCCAGATCGCCGTCATGCTTGGTGTGGCCCTGTTGTTCGGACAGGTGATGCGCCGCTTCAGGCAGCCGGCGGTGCTGGGTGAAATGATAGGGGGCATTGTACTCGGGCCCACCGTTTTCGGACTGCTGCTTCCCGCGGTGTACGCGTGGTTCTTCTCTTCCTCCGCCAACGTGGCGGCGGTGCGTGATGCCTCAATCAAACTCGGCATGTTGTTCTTCCTCTTCATCGCCGGGCTGGAGACGAATATTTCCGATCTCAGAAAACTGGGCCGCCAGGCCGCATTGATCGGGCTCATCGGCACGCTGCTGCCCATCGCGGTGGGTGTGGCCTTTGTGTATCTTCTGCCCCGCGAATTCTGGGGTCCGACCGTGCAGGATCACTTCCTCGGTTTTGCCTTGTTTGTGGGCATGAATCTGGCGAATTCTGCCAATCCGGTGCTCGCGCGGATACTGATGGATCTGGGTCTCTTGAACGGCGGTATCGGCACCCTGTGTATGACCGCCACCGTTGTCGACGACCTTGTCAACTGGACCCTCTTTGCGGTCATCCTCAGCGACATCAATCCATCGGGCTCGGCGGGTGTGACCAGCATCCCGCTCAGTATCGCGCTTGTTGTGCTCGTGTTTGTGGTGCTACTCGGCGCGGGGCGCTGGTTGGGACCGCGCGGCATGCGCTGGATCAAGGCCCGCGTGGTGTGGCCGAGCGGCTTCATCGCGGCCACTGCCCTTGTCGTCCTGGTCTCGGCAAGCATCACCGAAAGTCTTGGCATACACGCCTTCCTCGGGGCCTTCCTCGCGGGTGTGGCCCTCGGCGGACAGGGCGATGAATATCACGAGGCCCACGAGGTGATCGTACGATTCGCGCTCAGTTTTTTTGCGCCCATTTATTTCATCTCGATGGGCATGACCACGAATTATATCGCACACTTCGACGTGCTGCTGGTGATGTGCATCCTGGCGCTGGCGCTCGGAGCGAAACTTGCCGGCGTACTGCTGGGCGCCACCATGGCGCGTATGCCGCTCGACCGCGAGACCTGGGCCATCGCATTCGGTCTCAACGCGCGCGGTGCGACGGGCATCATACTCGCGGGAGTGGGCCGCGCAGCCGGCGTCATCGACGATCGTATCTTCGTGGCCATGGTGGTCATGGCGCTGAGCACATCACTCGTGGCTGGACCCATGATGAAGTGGCTGCTGGCAGAACGTCATACCCCAATCCGCTGACGTTCGCACACACGCGCGGAGACGGACAAGGAAGATGCAACGCGGATTGCGGACAGTCGAACACGTGACGCTTTTGCGAGGAATATGCAAAATAATGCACGGAGCGCGACGCGCATACTCAATGAAACACGAAACACAGTGTATCAGAACACCGAACACAGAACAAACTGGATTGAACTGACATGACAAGCAGAGGCAATTTCGAAGTGACGCTTGCTCCGTTGGAAGGATATTCGACGGGCGGCGACGGCATACGGCTCGGACGAATGTCGATAGACAAACAGTTTCACGGAGGGCTGGAGGCCGTGAGCAAAGGCGAGATGTTGAGCGCCATATCATCTGTGAAGGGTTCCGCAGGATATGTGGCTATCGAACAGGTGACCGGCACTTTGGAGGGCAGGGCGGGGAGTTTTGTCTTGCAGCACTTCGGCACACTCAACCGCGGCATCGACCGCCTTGTCCTAGAAGTTGTACCCGACTCAGGCACGGGACAATTGAGCGGTCTCTCCGGGAGCATGGCCATCATCATTGACGGTGGCCGGCACTCCTATCAGTTCGACTATGAGCTTCCGGATTCGAAGACCGACCGTCTGGACGTGTAAACCCCGAAATCCGTTCCGACAACCTCACACCTGCGGTTGTTAACCGATACACCAATGGTACTGACCCGATACACCTATGGTGCGACCCGATACACCTATGGTACTGTCCCGATACACCGATGATGCTGTACCAGTACACCGCAGAAAGTGGAACAGTACACCGCAGGTGATGGAACAATACACCGCAGGTGATGGAGCAATACACTTCAGATGATGGAACAGTACACCTCAGCGGTGGAACAATACACCTCAGACGGTGGAACGGTACACCTCAGACGGTGGAACAATACACCTCAGACGGTGGAACAGTACACCTCAGACGGTGGAACAGTACACCGCAGACGGTGGAACAGTACACCTCAGACGGTGGAACACTACACCGCAGGTGATGGAACAGTACACTTGAGGCGTGGGAACACTACACCGCAGGTGACGGAACAGTACACGTGAAGCGTGGGAACACTCCACCGCTGACGGAGGAACGATGCACCGATGATGTTGGGACGACACACCGATGATGTTGGGACGACACACCTTTGATGTGCGATATTATCAAGGAATCCCCAAAAACCTTCACATGTAACGGATGTACCGATGGCCGAGAATAAAACGAAGCCCACCACAGCGAGCATTGACGAGTATATCAACTCACGCGCTAATGAACAGCAGATGGCGGATTGCCGGACTTTGATGGCACTGCTGAAAAAACTTACCCGCAAGCAGCCGGTGATGTGGGGACCCAGCATCGTCGGGTATGGCAGGTATCGCTACACATACGAGTCCGGGCGAACGGGCGAAATGCCGGTGGTTGGTTTTGCCATACGTGGACGCGAACTGGTGTTGTACCTGCTTGCAGAAAGTGACAGCCAAAAGGCACTGCTGGCAGCGCTGGGCCCGCATCGAATGGGGAAATCGTGCCTGTACATCAAACGTCTCACCGAAATCGATATAACCGTGCTCGAGCAGCTTGTGGCCGCGTCGATCGCGGATGTGCAGCAACGCTACGGCGCACGCGGCAAGGCCTGAGTTGCGTGCGCCGCGCCCAAGCACCCACCGCCTTCATTTTCCACACCCGCGGTCGACAAAAAACGAGTACATTTGTTGCAGCCCCTGCTCAACGCCGCTCGCGCAGGACCTGAGACCAAAGTCGAAACTGTCACCACACCAGACGCAGCAAACACACTGATGACACACACACGCACAACTACCATGCTGGTGTGGGTGTGTGTTGTGATGGCCGCAATTATGCTGGGCCTGGCGGCTGTGTCGTCGCTGCGGTGGCGGTATGAGCACGATGCGCCTCTCATGATCTATGCGGGGTACCTGGTGGCGGGAGGGGCGGTACCGTACCGGGACTTCTTCGATATGAACACGCCGGGCACGTACTATGTTATGGCGGCTGTAGGATCCGTATTCGGCTGGGACGAATCCGGCTTCCGATATTTCGACCTGTTCGCCATGGCGGCGCTTGCCGCCTTGACGTATTTGTGGATGCGGCGCTTCGGGATGGAGGCCGCGATGGCGGCGATTGTCGGTTTTCTACTGTGGTATCTGAAGGGAAATACCGTGTTGAGTCTGCAGCGCGAGTATCTGCTGCTGCTTCCCTTTGCCGGCATTTTGGGGCTGGTCTTTGCGGGCAACCGTCTGCCACTTATCCGAGCAGCCGCCGCTGGCGCCTGTGCCGGTGTGGCGATGCTTATCAAACCACACGCGCTGCTGCTCGTCCTGCCGCTTCTGCCCGTGATGTTCGGCACAGGCGCGCACACTGTTGTGTGGCCGCGCCGCGCCGTGGTGTTTGCCGCGGGACTGCTGCTGCCCCTCACAACGATGTGTGTGTATCTCGCCCTCTCAGGCGGACTCGCTCCCTTTGTGGATATGGCCCGCAACTACTGGCCGCTGTACACGGCGATGACGGGCGGTCACAGCCCCATATCGGGCTGGCCGCGGATTATATATCTCGTGGTATCGACAGGAAAAGGTGTGGCCACACCCTACACCGCGCTGGCCATACTCGGCGTATTTGTCCTGAACAAAAATGGAACCTACCGCCGTGAAGTCCGTTGGTTATGCGGTCTGCTCTGCGCCGCCGCATTGTATCCCGCCGTCGCGGGACAGTTCTGGAGCTACCACTGGTTGCCGTATTATTATCTCACTTTGTGTTGTGCCGCGATGTCGTTTACCGTCCTTCCCGCGGTTCGTCGAGTATCGGCGATGGGTGCTCCGCTGGCTGTCTGTGTGCTGTTGCTCTACCTCTCCGGTGCGGCCGTCGACCATCTGCTGCAGGCGCGCGACACGGATCCGCCCAAGGATGGCGTGCCCGACGCCATAGCGCGGTATCTGCGCACGCATCAGCGCGCGGGCGACGTGGTGCAGCCGCTCGACTGGTCCGGCGGCGCCGTACACGGTATGCTGCTGGCGCGCGCGCCGCTAGCGACACGGTTCATGTACGATTTCCACTTTTATCACCACATCGATTCACCCTACATTCTCCGCTTGCGCCGCGAATTTCTTCGCGAAATGTCAGCCGTGCGCCCTCGCTTTATCGTTCAAATTCTGGAGCACAAACCGTGGCCCGCGGGACCCGGCACAACGCGCGACTTTCCGGAATTACATCGGATTGTGATCAGTCACTACACCCCTGTTATCGATGATCTGCGCTTTCGTATCCTGGAGAGGATCGATGGCGTAGATTGCAACTCCGAACAATAGCTCGATGATGTGTGAATCAGATCACCTGCCTGGTATGCTTCGAGCAGAAGACGGGCGTGCCTTCTAACGTGCTCTTCCTTGGAGGCGTCTGTCCGTTGAATTTGCCCACATATCCGTGTACCTTCGTGGGTCGATGTTTACACTTTGTTTGTTCGACCGTGGACTGAACGGCAGGACGATGCCCATCATTTCGCACGGAAAGAAGCGAAGCTCTCGTGTTCAAGTGTACGCAGACTCAACGCTGCGTAGGAGGTGGTAGAATGACCACGGTTTTGATGGCCCTGTTTCAGAACGCAGCCCTGCTGCTGGCCATGATGCTGGTGTTTGACCTTATAACGGCCCGCGCTCCCATACGTGCACGGCTGCTCCGACAAGTACTGGCAGGAATAATACTTGGTGGTATCTGCATTGGTCTCATGATGGAATCGATGCAGCTCGAGGAAGGCATCATCTTTGACACGCGTTCCGTTCTGCTCTCGCTTACTGGATTGTTCCTTGGTCCGATTCCCGCCGTTTTCGCAATGTGTATCGCGGGGGTGTATCGTTTAGCGCTCGGAGGTCCGGGCGCCGTGATGGGCATCCTTGTGATTCTTGCTACCGGCACGGTGGGTATTCTTTGGCGCAGGTACACGCCCAACCGGGAGAAGGAAATCCCTGTGCCTGAATTGTATGGCTTTGGCCTCGTGGTGCACATTGTCATGCTCGGGCTTATGCTGACACTTCCAATCGGTACGGTGCAAAACGCTTATACCAAGATTGGAGCGCCGGTTCTGCTCGTATATCCGCTTGCGACAGTCCTGCTCGGCAGACTCCTCTCAGCGCGTTTGCAACGTGAGGCGGCGGCTGATGCATTGGTGGCCAGTGAGGCCAGATATCGTGGCATTTTCGAGGCGGCAAATGTCGGGAAATCCATCACCCTGCCAACCGGCGAGGTTGAGGTGAACCGCGCATTCTGTGAGATGTTGGGATATGGACGTGAAGAGTTGCGCGGCAAGACTTGGCAGGAATTGACACCGCCTGAAGATGTCGGACCGACGCAGGCCCTGCTCGGTCCATTGCTGAACGGTGAGCAGGACGCAATACGATTTGAGAAACGATACGTGCGGAAGGACGGGTCGCTGCTCTTCGCCGATGTCAGCGCTGCGTTGCAGCGCGATCCTTATGGGCATCCGACACATTTTATTGTGACGGTTGTGGACATCTCCGAAAGAAAAACAGCGGAGCGCCAACTCCGTGATTCGGAAGAACGCTTTGCAAAGGCGTTTCATGTAGGCCCTGCCGGTATGACTATTACGCGTATAGTCGATGGAAAATTTCTCGATGTGAACGAGGCCTTCCTAAACATGTTCGGTTTTACTCGGGAAGAAGTGATAGGGCATTCATCGACGGAACTCGGGATGTGGACCTTGGAGGAGCGGGCCGCAATCATCCGGCGACAACTCGCCGCAGGAGGGCTCTCATCCAGTGAATTGACTGCAACCGTGAAATCCGGGCGGCGTATCACCGTCCTGTTTTCGTCGGCACCCCTCACACTGAATGGGGAAGCGCATCACATCACTACGATGATCGACATCACCGATCAGAAGCGCAGCGAGTCGGAAGTACGTGCGAGTGATGAAAAATTCTCAGCGGCGTTTCATGGAAATCCTACCCCGTTTACAATTGCTACGCTGGATGGAATTTTTGTGGATGTGAATCCGGCATTTGAACGGTTGACCGGCTTCACACGCGACCACATCATTGGGAAAAATGCCTACGAATTGGGCTTGGTCACTCTCGATACCCGTGATCACATGGTTCGAATTCTTCAAAGCCCGGGCGGCTCACTTCGCGATTTCGAGTTGGAGTTTCTTGCGGCTGATGGAACATTGCGTTCCATTCTCTTTTCCAGCGAAACGATCCAGCTTCAAGGTATTCCCCACCGCTTGAGCAGCAGCCAGGACATCACCGAACGAAAGAGGGCGGAGGATGCGTTGCATCTGTACGCGGAGAGGCTCGCAAATCTTCATCGGATAGACCAGACGATCGTGCGCGGTGTCGACGCACCGGATACAATCACGCAAGACGCCATTCTGCAACTGAGAGAATTGCTGCACTGCACCCAGGTGGGAGTGGGATTTTTCGATTTCGAAAGTTTGGACGTGCGGATTTTCGTCACGAACAATGACGAGGACGTGGTCTTGCGAAAGGTCCTTGCGCTGCCTGGGGAGCTGCACGTGGCACTGGCTGCGCTCGATGGGCATGATGGGATTCAGCTCGAGAATGAACTGCCACAGAGCGCCGTATCTTCGCTGGTTCGAATGGTACTTACCATTCAGGCTCGTGCCACTGTGCTTGCACCCATCGTGTCGCCACACCGTGTGATTGGTGTGCTATGTCTCGGATGGGTTGCCGAGCGGAACATCACCGCTGCGGAACAGGATATTGCCGTCGAAGTTGCGAATCAAATCTCCATAACAATCGAACAGGCACGGTTGTTACAACAATCGAAGCGGCATGCGGAGGAGTTGGAGGAGCGGGTTCGGCTGCGTACTCTGCAGCTCGAGGCGGCCAACAACGAGATGGAGGCATTTTCGTATTCCGTGTCGCACGATCTACGGGCACCGCTGCGCCACATCAGCGGGTATGTGGAATTGGTGCACGAGCAATTCCCCGACGGCATGCCGCAGAAGGCAAAACACTATCTGGATGTGGTCTCCGACGCAGCGCATC of the Ignavibacteriota bacterium genome contains:
- a CDS encoding PAS domain S-box protein; the protein is MTTVLMALFQNAALLLAMMLVFDLITARAPIRARLLRQVLAGIILGGICIGLMMESMQLEEGIIFDTRSVLLSLTGLFLGPIPAVFAMCIAGVYRLALGGPGAVMGILVILATGTVGILWRRYTPNREKEIPVPELYGFGLVVHIVMLGLMLTLPIGTVQNAYTKIGAPVLLVYPLATVLLGRLLSARLQREAAADALVASEARYRGIFEAANVGKSITLPTGEVEVNRAFCEMLGYGREELRGKTWQELTPPEDVGPTQALLGPLLNGEQDAIRFEKRYVRKDGSLLFADVSAALQRDPYGHPTHFIVTVVDISERKTAERQLRDSEERFAKAFHVGPAGMTITRIVDGKFLDVNEAFLNMFGFTREEVIGHSSTELGMWTLEERAAIIRRQLAAGGLSSSELTATVKSGRRITVLFSSAPLTLNGEAHHITTMIDITDQKRSESEVRASDEKFSAAFHGNPTPFTIATLDGIFVDVNPAFERLTGFTRDHIIGKNAYELGLVTLDTRDHMVRILQSPGGSLRDFELEFLAADGTLRSILFSSETIQLQGIPHRLSSSQDITERKRAEDALHLYAERLANLHRIDQTIVRGVDAPDTITQDAILQLRELLHCTQVGVGFFDFESLDVRIFVTNNDEDVVLRKVLALPGELHVALAALDGHDGIQLENELPQSAVSSLVRMVLTIQARATVLAPIVSPHRVIGVLCLGWVAERNITAAEQDIAVEVANQISITIEQARLLQQSKRHAEELEERVRLRTLQLEAANNEMEAFSYSVSHDLRAPLRHISGYVELVHEQFPDGMPQKAKHYLDVVSDAAHRMAMLIDDLLQFSRTGRRELRHGSVDMNGLLHESIQELSPVTESRHVAWSIADLPRVSGDSSLLKQVWVNLLDNALKYTRPRHVTEIEVGFMRESHEVLFFVRDNGVGFDMQYANKLFSVFQRLHSLEEFEGTGIGLANVQRIVHKHGGRVWAESEPDKGAVFYFSIPERAQL
- a CDS encoding DUF1801 domain-containing protein → MAENKTKPTTASIDEYINSRANEQQMADCRTLMALLKKLTRKQPVMWGPSIVGYGRYRYTYESGRTGEMPVVGFAIRGRELVLYLLAESDSQKALLAALGPHRMGKSCLYIKRLTEIDITVLEQLVAASIADVQQRYGARGKA
- a CDS encoding DUF3224 domain-containing protein, giving the protein MTSRGNFEVTLAPLEGYSTGGDGIRLGRMSIDKQFHGGLEAVSKGEMLSAISSVKGSAGYVAIEQVTGTLEGRAGSFVLQHFGTLNRGIDRLVLEVVPDSGTGQLSGLSGSMAIIIDGGRHSYQFDYELPDSKTDRLDV
- a CDS encoding zinc-binding dehydrogenase; the protein is MRAVVVDPSAAQRLVITSVPDPQPRRDEALVSVTAVSLNAGELRRSLMAPAGWRPGWDFAGTVSEAAADGSSPAAGTRVVGFLEEGAWGEMLAAPGRSLAVIPDTVSDAVASTLPVAGMTALYALEEAGSLLGKKVLVTGASGGVGHFAVRLAALAGASVTAVIRNAIHTDEVREGGAHEVLVTGNLEEARAYGPFDHIVDCLGGTALSTAVKLLVPGGAVVTYGVDSGEPTVLEPAAMYAGRSGVRIIGLMLLTHLRRVPPSEGLTRLLRLVADGRLAPRISREAAWTDIADVAAAFRRRELSGKAVLHITG
- a CDS encoding DUF2279 domain-containing protein, giving the protein MTRRSVLLLAGTLMLLLASATHVCAGPDTTRGGRLWGEIVFFDRHADAQIHATLLPAVHLEPRTGAHATTQDGQGISIPFEFPAASDNGMAVPHVPADLHGPTVGPVNSTRLWLVGGTIAAVNAGIMYYYFTTFYSPRESDRTKWHTFNDWYNADLNVDKLGHMWGTQVYSNTAYHIFRWTNMSETASMWWASSLALLLQCEMEMTDAYYKLWGWSWWDVGANAVGAFWPALQRSVPELQAVNLKMSYRPSQLITKRWVNYVLKDYDGFTYWLAFSVEDLLPRAFRPWWPDWLGIAVGYGAAHTVYAKGAYNTDKNNRGLGDQEWYIALDYDLRKLPGDTPFLKFLKEQFNMFHLPSPAVRIAPSAVWFGLFF
- a CDS encoding cation:proton antiporter — protein: MTSQDFVRFALQIAVMLGVALLFGQVMRRFRQPAVLGEMIGGIVLGPTVFGLLLPAVYAWFFSSSANVAAVRDASIKLGMLFFLFIAGLETNISDLRKLGRQAALIGLIGTLLPIAVGVAFVYLLPREFWGPTVQDHFLGFALFVGMNLANSANPVLARILMDLGLLNGGIGTLCMTATVVDDLVNWTLFAVILSDINPSGSAGVTSIPLSIALVVLVFVVLLGAGRWLGPRGMRWIKARVVWPSGFIAATALVVLVSASITESLGIHAFLGAFLAGVALGGQGDEYHEAHEVIVRFALSFFAPIYFISMGMTTNYIAHFDVLLVMCILALALGAKLAGVLLGATMARMPLDRETWAIAFGLNARGATGIILAGVGRAAGVIDDRIFVAMVVMALSTSLVAGPMMKWLLAERHTPIR